The genomic DNA AACTTGGTAAAAAGTTTTGTTTTACAACTATATTATTTATTTTATTTCAAATTACATTTGACCAAATTTTACAAAAAATACCTTTTATAAATCCAACTGATTTCCACTTTATTGTAAACTATAAATTATTACAACAAATTGGAAACTCATGAAATGCAGGAATTTGATTATTTGTATTTGGCGTAATTGGAGGATCGATGCTTGGATTGAGTTACTCGATTGTTTATAAAATGGGTTCATCAACTGGTGGAGCTGATTTTATATCTATTTATGTTTCTAAAAAGAAAAATAAACCAATCGGAGCTATTAATAGAAATGTAAATCTTGTTATTTTAGGAGTTGTAATAACTTTGAATTCAATTATTTTACCAGTTAATATGATTAATTCAGATAACATCGTCAATATTTTAAAGAATCTTGGATTAGATAATGCTTTTAAAACTAAGGATAAAAATGATGTTGATATTGTTAATTCAATTTTAAGTTATTTATTTAATAAAGAAGGGTTAATTGATGTAAATGGAATTATAAATCCTGATTTCGCTCAAAAGATGGGTATTAAAAATGGAGTTGTTGACACACAAGCAAGTGCTAATAACTATTTAAGTATTATTGAAGAGATTATCAATAATTTAAAAGGACAAGGTGATATTACAAATTTTGACAGAGATTATGCGTGACAGTATTTAATTGAATATGCTGCAAAAAATGGTTATGGGAATGTTTTACCATTTTCACTTGTTTCAAAAATTAAGTTAGGATTTATTTTAGGACCTTCATTATTCGCTTCAATTGGATTAGTTTTATCTGCTGCATTTACAACAAATGCACTATATCCTAAATTTAAGGTTAGAACTTATATGATTAAAACTAATAATCCAAAAGAGATTAATAAGACTTTATTAGATAATGGATATCAAAATGATATTATAAATTGAGATGTTACAAATAGAATTAATCGAAATTATTTACATCGAGCAGTTGTGATGGTTGCTATGACTGTTTTAAACTGAGACGAAATAGAAAAACAAATATTTTTAGCAGACCCAAATGTGAAAATCAACATTTTACAAACTAAGGCAATTAAAGGTATTTTTGATTATGATATTAAAAAGAATGATGAAAGAGATTTTATTTTAAAAAAAATAACTTCAGACGAACAAGAGTTAGAAAAAATTCGTCAAATTGCATTAGTTAAATACAACAAAGAACAAAAAAAAGGCAAAAAGAAAAAAACAACTAAAATCACAAAAAAAAGTTGTACTAAAAAAACTAAAAAAATATAATTATTGTGGTTTTATTTTCTTTTTTTTGTATAATAAGTAAGTATGGTGATTTGTAAATGAAAAAACAAGAATTGAAATATGTTATATTTAAAATGCTAGAATTAAAATTGGTGGAAATTAGAAAAGAAATCAATAATATTAGCATTATAGATCTATACAATTACATTAATAATATAATTTTAAAAAAAGATAAAATTCGAAATGTGAATGATGCAGCATTTTATATTATGAATATAAAAGTTAATAAACTTTTTGAATATATTAATTATGAATCGATTAAAGATGATTCTAATACAATAGCTAGTGATTTAAAATCTATTTTAGAGGGATAAGTGATCAAGGTGAAAAAAGAATCGCCAAAAAATAAAATTAAAAACACAAGAAAGACTAAGTTTAATTTTTTTCGTTTTTTAACAATTTTTGTAATATTAGCTTCTTTATTGGTGGGAATATTTTTCTCATCACAAGCATTTAATAAGAACTTTCGTTTAGGAAGTGATTTTAAAGGTTATTACTCTGCTTTGGTTGCTGTAAATAATGCAAACAAAGAAGCAGGAGTTGCTGGGCAACCAAACGGGGTTGCAAAAGAAGCTGCACCGGTTTTAGAACAACGTTTAAACCCGATGGGGACAAACCAAATAACCATTGAAACTGCAGGTTTAAATTACTTAAAAGTGTTATCACCAATTGCAGCGTATGATTCAGAAATTCAATTTAAAAATCAAATTCAAAGAAATGGTGGAGCAATCTTACTTAACCAAAAATATGAAGATTTCCAGTTATCATCAGATGAAGATGGAAAAATTACACGATCTGGAATCAACGATTACTTTTCTGATGCAAAAACAACAGCTATTACTTCTGGGAACTCAAAAAGTCCAGCAATTCAATTTAAATTAAACGGATCAAAATTTACAAGTATTTATTCAGAAAGCGAAACATCAAAAGATATGAAGTTGATGATTGACGCAGATGGTTTTTACAATGAAATAAGAAACTACTATAATACAGTTAAGAAAGATACTTTAACAGAAAAAGTGGCAAGTTATTTTGAACAAGTAATTAATCCTTTGAGAGATAAATATAGAGATTCTAACAAAGAAAATATTTCTGATTTACAAAAAAGTATGTTAGAAGATTTATTTGCTGGAACATATAAGCGACTTGATACAGGTGGAAATGAAAGAAGAGTTTTTGTTAACTTAATGAATAGTGAAATAACAGAAACTAATTTTATTGAATTTATTAATAATGATTTTAATTTTTTAAGCGAAACTTCAAAATATGTTTATGATCCAAACTCAAAATCAGAAGATTTTAATGGTGACGAAGCGAAATACGCCAATCCGATCGAAGGTTATTCATTAACTTCTATGAATCAACGTCCATTAGGAAAAATTGCTGATGTTTTTAAAGCGATTAATACTATAATGGGAAAATACTGAGATGATAGAAAATCAGCTATGACAAATAATGAAAAAGTTATGGCAGAAAAAATCGGAAGTTATATTCTATATTCTGGAGCAATTACTAAACAACAATCTCAAAATTCATTAGCTTATGTTGATGGTACTAATTTAAAAATTATTTTTTACAATCAACCAGAGTCTGCAGCTCGTACTGGAGCGGCAATCTTTAACGCTTCAACAAAAGGATATATTTTTACAGTTAATAATATTTTAAAAACAAACCCTTCTGCAACTTCGTTGATGCTACAATTAGCTATTATATTATTAGGAATTGTAGCGATCAGTTTATTAATTTATGCTTTATTCTTATACAGATTGTTAGGACTATTTATGTTTGTTGTGATTTTGGCAATTTCAGCGCTCACATTAATGTCTACAACATGATTTGGATTAACTTTGGGAATTGAAGCTATTATTGCCGTTGCAATTATTGTTTCAATTAATTTAGAAATATTCTCGATGATATTCGAAAATATGAAATTTAATTTATATATAAAACAAAGAAATATTAAGACAAGTTATAATATCTCTATAAAAGAAAATATTACATTAGCAGTTGATGTTTTAGTTTCTTTGGTTATACCAGCCATATCATTATTTTGAATAACTTCTAATGCAATACAATCGTTTTCGATTATTATATTAATGGGAGTATTATTTTCATTAGCGTTAACAATTATACTTGCAACTTTCTTAAATAAGTTATTGATTAATACAAATATTTTTAGTAATAGACCAGGTTTATTTGCTTTAAATACTGATTTTGCAAATCAAGGTAAAGTCTTTTTAAATTATAAAATTAGAAATTTAAAAATAAAGATTAAAAAATATAAACAAAAAAATAAGAATATTACAGATTATGAAGTTAAGCTTGCTAAGTTAGAACAAAAATTAATTGAAAAACAAAATTCTTATAATGAAAAACAATCAAAATTATTAGAAAAATATAAAGTAAAAATTAATAAAAGAATAGATCAACTAGAACTTAGAAAAACTAAATTAGCAGAAAAAAACAGATCAGCAAAACTTTTAAGACTTGAATATAAAATTAATGAGTTTAAATATATTTTAGAAGATCAAATTGAAGTCGAAATGGATGAAGAGAACGAGTTAGTTTTAAATACTCATGATAAAGTAAAAATAAAATCTTACGAAAAAGCTGTTAAACACGGTTCAAAATTTGTATTTGTTTTCTTGGGTTTTGTTTTGTTAGTAGCTGGATTGATTGGTGGAATAATTAAGCCAAACTTAGATTCTTCATTTGGTAATAGAGTTGAATACATTTTATGAGGAACTAAACTTGAGTCAATGTATAACGGTATTAGATCCTTTTCTCAAAAATCAACAGGTAGTGATGAATTAAAAGAAAAAGTAAACGCAATGTTAGTAGAGTCTGATTTTACTCCATCAAACGATGATGAAAGTCCACCATTTAATACAGTTGTTTATAATTTCTTAAATATTGTATTTTCAAATTCTGAATATTTAAATTCAATAACAAGTAATATTGGAAACTCAGAACGTTATTCATTACATAAGTTTAATCTAAATTCTGGTACTAATTTTAATTATATTTCTTCAAATACTAGAGACAATATACAATGAGTTACTTTATCGATAGTTTCAGTTTCAAACTCTGATTCATATACAATAAAAAACTTATTTGCAGAAGTTGGGGGCTTTAATAAAACTCAAGAAATCGACAGTAATGGAGGGTTTATTTCAAAACGTATTAGACCATATACAATTGTTGATATGTCTAAAAAAATGGGATATGGAATTATAGCAATTGTCTTGGCGCTGGCTATTTATATTCTAATAAGATTTAAATGAACCTATTATATTGCAATGGTTGTAGGAATTATTTTAGTTCCTGCGTTAACAGTTGGTACAATAATTGCTTTTTACATTCCATTTGGAATAACAACAATTATTGCAGTTGCAGTTTCGATTTTGTTTACTTGTTTAACAATGTTCACAATCTTTGGAAAAGCAAGAGGATTAATTGCTAATCGCGATGAAAAAAGTATGTACAATTTCTTTAAACAAGAAATAGCATATAGTATTTCTACAAAAAATTTCAGAAAAAAAATCAAAGATGAAATTTTCTTGAAAAAAGCAAATGATAAATTAAAACTAAAAGAAAAAAAATTATCTTCTAAAGAGATTAAAAAACTAAAATTAGCTTTTAAAAAATTTAAACAAGAAAAAATCATAGAATATAAAAAATTAAAAAAAGAAAATAAAATTGAAATAAATAAAGTTTCAAAACATAACAACTATTTAAAAGAAGTTATGGTTCAAACTTTCAAATATGGAATTAAACGTTCATTATTAATCGGTGTATTTTACATTTTAGTATCTCTATTATTATCAATTACAATTACAACACTTGCATCATTTGGAATAAGTGTAATTATTGGAATTCTTTCTGCGGGATTTGTTATGTTATTTATTTGTTTACCAATTTGGTTGTGATTAGAACAGAAACGTATTAGAAATCACTTAACAAGAAAACGTTTTATCAATGGATTAAAAGTTTCTGGCGAAGAACAAATTATTGAAGGGATTAATGACTAATTAAGGTATAGGTTTATGGATTTAAAAGATTATATTTTAGATGTTCAAGATTTTCCTATTAAAGGAGTTACATTTAAAGATATTACTCCTTTATTAAATAATGTTAATGCTTTTAAGTATGCAGTTGATCAAATGGCTGAATATGTAAAGCAAAAAAAAGCTAATGTGGTTGTTGCTCCAGAAGCAAGGGGATTTTTATTTGCATCAGCTGTGGCGTATGTTGCTGGAGTTAGATTTGCTTTAATTAGAAAACCTGGAAAACTACCTAGAGAAGTTATTGATGTAGAGTATGAATTAGAATATGGTAAGAACCATATTCAAATCCACAAAGAAGATTTAAAAGAATCTGATAATGTTGTAATCATTGATGATGTTTTAGCAACCGGTGGGACTATACATGCTATTATCAAGTTAATTGAGCAATGTAAAGCAAAAATTAATGGAATTGTATTTTTAGCAGACATTTCATTTTTACACGATAAAGACTTATTTAGTGAGTTTGATATAAATTGTTTAATAAAATATTAAATTCATAAAAAAAGCACTTTTTATAAGTGTTTTTTTTATGAAAATTTTTTTCATATATTTGCATTTTTATAAATAATATGGTTTTATAAATTTGAAATAAAAAGATGGGTTGAATGAACAAAATACAACTTAATCAATCTATTAAATATCAAAACATTTGGGCAAAGATGTTTTGTGTTTTTATTTCACTCAAATATAAATATAATAGACAGGGCGGTAAAAAAATGAGTGCAAAAGAATTAAATTATAATAATATAATGAATGAATTTAGCCAAGTTATTTCTACACAAAGCAATGATTTAAAAAATGAAAATGCTAATATGAGTGGAGATACAGCTAGTGGTAAAATGATGAAGTTTGCTTCAATTGGAGCAAAAGACTTTGCATTAGAAAACTTAGTAAATCCTGTTTATAGTGATTTACATAAAAAAGCATTAATTCATATTCATGATTTAGATTATTATCCAACAAAATCTGCAACTTGTGTTCAATATAACATTGAAGAGATTTTTGAAAATGGTTTTAAAACTAGAAATGGTTTAATTAGAGAACCTCAATCAATTGGTGTTTATGCTGAATTAGCAGCAATCATTTTCCAAACTTGTCAAAATGAAATGCATGGAGGACAAGCGATTCCCGCATTTGATTATTTCTTAGCTCCAGGAGTAAATAAAAGTTTTAGAAAAGCATTAAAAAGAAATATAGAACAATATTTTCAATTTTTAAATGAAGAAATTAATGTTAAAAAATTAGAAGAAATTTTAAAAGATGAAGAAATAACTTTTAAAGAACTTGAATTTGAACATGTTAAAAGACATGTTTTAAGTGACAAATTTACTCCAGAAGTATATGACACAATTAGAACAATGAGTATAAAAAATGTAGAACATGAAACTGACCAAGCAATGGAAGGATTTATCTACAATTTAAACACTCAACATTCAAGAGGTGGAAATCAAGTAGTATTTTCATCAATCAATTTGGGTACAGATACTTCTAAAGAAGGAAGACAAGTTACAAGATCGTTATTAAAAGCATTAAGAAATGGTCTTGGAAATGGAGAAACATCAATTTTCCCAATAGTTATTTTTAAAGTAAAATCAGGAGTTAATTTTGATGAAAAAAGTTATCAAGAAGCTATGAATATGAGTCAAGAAGAATGATTCAAAGAAGAAAGAGTTTGAAAAACTGCTAATTTCGATTTATTCTTAGATTCAATTAGAACAACTAGTGCAAGATTATTTCCTAATTTTATGTTTTTAGATCAACAATACAATCAACATGAATTGTGAAAAGCAAACGATAAAAAAAGTTGATACTATGAACCAGCAACTATGGGATGTAGAACAAGAGTATTTGAGAATGTTAACGGACCAAAAACAAGTGTTGGAAGAGGGAATTTAAGTTTTACATCAATTAACTTACCTTACATAGCATTAGAGTTATTACAAGATGAAGGTTTATTAAAAGATGGAAAAATTAATTATGAAAAAGCAAAATTTAGTGATTTAAAACAAAAGTTTATTAAAAAAGTAAATGAGTATTCAGGAGATGTTTGTGATCAACTATACGATAGATATAAATATCAAATTAGTGCTGTTGCAAAAGAGTTTCCATTCTTAATGAGAAACAATGTTTTAACAGGTGGAAATGAGTTAGAACCAGATGAATTTGTAGAGTCTGTATTTAAACAAGGTTCATTAACTGTTGGATTTATTGGTCTAGCAGAAGCATTAAAAGCTTTATTAAATGTTCATCACGGTGAAAGTGATGATGCACAAGAATTTGGAATCAAAATAATTAAAGAAATGAATAAAGTTACAGATGATTGAAAAAATAAAACTCATTTAAATTATGGCGTTATTGCAACTCCTGCTGAATCAGTTGCTGGAAGAATGGCTAAATTTACAAGAAAAACATATGGTTCAATTCCAGAAGTCACAGAAAGAGATTATTTTACAAATTCAAATCACGTTCCAGTATATTACAACATAGCTGCAATTGATAAAATCAAAATAGAAGCTGCATATCACCCAATTACATTGGGAGGAAGCATAAGTTATGTTGAACTTGATGGCGAAGCTAAAAAAAATCTACATGCAATTCTTTCGATTATAAATGCAATGAGAATTAGTGGCACAAACTATGGTAGTTTAAATCATCCAGTTGATAGATGCAAAAATTGTCACTATACATCACTTATACCATTAAATTGTCAAATGTGTGGAAATTCAGATATTTCAAGAACAAGAAGAATTACAGGATACTTAGTTGGTGACTTGGATGGATGAAATCAAGGTAAACAAGCTGAAGAATCAGAAAGAGTAAAACACAAAATTTAAAAACTATGAAAATATTAAAAATTTTCAAAGAAACAATTAGTGACGGACCAGGAATTAGATATTCAATTTATATTGCAGGATGTTTACATGCATGTAAGGGTTGTCATAATATGTTAAGTTGAAATTTCAAACTTGGAAAAGATTTTACAAAAGAATATGAAGAACAAATCATAAATGATTTAAAATCAAATTCACTTTTAAATGGAGTTACATTTAGTGGTGGAGATCCAATGTTTAGTTCAATAGAAGTTTTAGCTTTTATAAAAAGAATTAAAAAAGAAACTAACTTAAATATATGATTGTATACAGGATTTACAATCGAAGAATTAATTGAGCAAAAAGATAAAGATAAAGAATCAATGGCTCGATTTGAAATATTAAAAGAAATTGACACATTAGTCGATGGAAGATTTGTTTTAGAACTTTATGACCCAAGTATTTTATACAGAGGAAGTAGTAATCAAAGGTTAATAGAGACTAACAAATATCTTAAAGAAAACAACTTATTATAAAAACCTTTACTATTTGACTGGTAAAGGTTTTTATATATAAGATAGAATGTGTTTGTTTTTTATTATAAAATATTATTAATATAATAATTTTTTTAAAAGAGGTAAAAAATGCTAAAAGATATAGGTAATTTTAATTATGTAGAATGTAGAGATGTCGACACTTTAATTGCTGAAATGAGAAAATATATTAAAAAAGAAGATGCGATTGATGAAGTAAAAAGAGCGTATGATTTTGCAGAAGAAAAACATCATAACCAAAAAAGAAAAAATGGAGACCCTTTTATAATTCATCCACTCTCTACTGCTTATTATCTATCTCAATGAAGAATGGGTCCTAAAACCATCATTGCAGGTCTTTTACATGACATTATCGAAGATACACCAGTTACTTTTGAAGAAGTTGAAGAAATATATGGAACTGATGTTGCAGATATTGTAGAAGCTGTTACAAAGGTGAGTTATTTTACAGAAGAAAATCGTGTGCAAATGAAAGCGCAATATTTAAGAAAACTGTTTTTATCAATGATTAGAGATATAAGGGTAATTATTGTAAAAATAGCTGATAGAATGCATAATATTTTAACTTTAAAATATATGGCACCAGACAAACAAAAATTAATTGCTAAAGAAACTTTAGAGATTTATTCAACAATCGCTCATAGAATTGGAATGAAATCTGCTAAAAACTTATTAGAAGATTACTCTTTTGAATATTTAAATCATGATGAATATACTAAAATTGCTAATTTATTAGAAGAAGATAAAGAAGCGAGATTAGAAATAATAAACGAGATTATTGCGGATATTGATAGAAAAATTGCAAGAGATGCTTCTATAAGTGATGTGGATGTTTTCGGAAGATCAAAAACAATTTATTCAATTTATCGAAAAATGCATTTTTTTGGAAAGTCATTTCAAGATATAAATGATATATTAGCAGTTAGAATTGTTACAAAAAATGTTGATGATTGTTATCGTATTTTAGGATGAATTCACCAAATGTATACACCATTAAGTGGTAGATTTAAAGATTATATTGCAACTCCAAAAAATAACTTATATCAATCACTACATACAACTTTAGCGAATAAAGATGGTATTATTTTTGAAGTTCAAATAAGAACGAGAGAAATGGATGATATCGCAGAGCATGGTGCTGCTGCTCATTGAAAATATAAAGAAGATGAAATAAATATTGATATTTCTGCAAAACAAAGAGAAATTGACGAAAAAGTTGATATGTTTACAAGGTTGATGAATCTTGAAAAATTAGCTTCTGATGGAGAAGTAATTGAGTATGATAAATCATTAAAAGTTTATGATGAAGATGAATTAGAAGAAACTTTTAAAACTGATTATTTAACTGCAATGATTTATGTTTTAACTCCAGATGGTCATGTTGTAACTCTTCCGTTTGGATCTTCAGTTTTAGACTTTGCTTATAAAATTCATACAGATATTGGAAATAAAACTGTTGGTGCAAAAATTAATGGGGTATTTTCTGCATATAATACAACTTTAAACTCAGGAGAAATTATTGAAATTCAAACTTCTAATGAAACCGAGCCTCAAGAAAAATGATTAAAGTTTGTAAGAACAGCAACAGCTAGAAAAGCAATTGAACAATGACTTGCAAAAAAAGCAGAAATAGAAAAAAAAGAAGAAGAAATAACTAATCAAAAATTAATCAGAAATACTAAAAGAGAAATTGATAGATATATAATTGCAAATAATTTAAAATGACAAGTAAACTCTTTAGAAGAAATTCAAAAAAAATTAAAAGTTTTAGATTATAAAAGTATTGATGATTTTTTACTTTCGGTTGGAAAAGGTGACTTTTCTATTTCGGAAGCTGTAAATATTGTTTATGTATCAAATGTCGAATTAAAAGACATTGAAAAAATTAATGATATGAAAACAAGAAAATATAAATCTGTTACTGGAAGAGAAGATATAAAAATTAATAGTATGGAAAGGGTTAATTGTACATTAGCGCAATGTTGTTATCCATTACCATTTGAAAGTATTTCTAGTTTCATGTCAAAAACAAAAGGTATTCAAGTTCATAAAAGTGATTGTGCAAATATCTTAAATAGCAGAAAAACAAAAAACTTATTAAAAGCTGAATGAATTCCTGCAAAAATTATCAATAAAGTTTATGATGTAAAAATAAGAATGCAATTTCAAGACCGTCCAGGAGTTTTGTTTGATATTGTAAATATTCTTACTATTAGAAGAATCAATATAATTCAAGTTAAATTAATTTCTTTTGAAACAGATTATGTAGCGAGAGGAAGTTTTGTAATTCAAGTTAAAAATAGTGAAGAATTAACTACAATCATAAATAACTTAAATGAAGTTCCAGGAATTACAACAGTTTTAAGAGTTGTTAATTCAAACGACTCAGATTTTGATAATTAATATTTTTTATATTATAAATTTGATAACATAAAGATATGAAAAAATTATTTACAACATACAATATCTCTGTTTGTGGAGTTTTAGCTGGAGTGATGTTAGTTTTGGCATCATTTTCATATTTTTTAGGTGATTTAATTGGTAAATCAGTTTTTCAAATTAGTGATATAGTTTATTTATCTATGTTTGTTACAAATATTAATCCTATTGTTTTAATATTTAGCGCAATGGTTTCTGGTAGTTTAACAGATTTGATGTTTGGTGGATTAATTTATATTCCTTTTACAATTTTTATAAAAATTTTAATTGGAGTTACAATGTATTTTTTAAATAAAAAACTAAAAATATATTTTTCTATTATAGTTTCATACAGTTATGTTTTTTTATATGTTTTATATGTTTATATATTATATGATCAAAGTACAACAATTGTTGAAGCAATAACAGATTCAATTCAATATAGTGCAACAGTTGTTTTAAGCTTATTTATTGTTTCTTATAAAGATTTTAAAAAGATATATAATAATAAAAAGCAAAAAAGAGAAATAGAAGTATATAAAGATTTCAATTAAAAATTATAAAAAAGGGGTATTTGTGTAGTGAGAAGTTTTGAAAGAACAATAAGTGTTTTTAAAGAATTTGATTTTGTTTATTTAATATTTGCAGGAATTTTAGTGTTTATTTTACCTTATTTTATATATATTTTTTATCAAAGATATTTTCTAAATAATATTAAAAAAATTAATAAACATTTCTCAGAATTTTTAGATAAAAGAATTCTAACAAAAATTACTTTGACAGGTATTTTGAAATATTTCTTAGTTACTTCAATTTTTTATTTATGTGATTTTATATTTTTTTCATGTGCATTAACTAAAGCTTTATTAGTTGGTTCATTAGATAATAGTTTTTTATATATAATTATTGCTTTTTTTTCTGCACATACAATTATGTTTATAATAACTTCTATTGTATTATTGTTCGTTTATAAAAAACATGGAGTATACTCAGAAAGTGAAGCAAAAGAAGATTTTGAATTTTTTTTAAAGAAATATCAAGCAACTAATTTATTATATTTAGATTTTAATGTATTCAAAACAACAATATATATGTGTACAGATAAAAATAAATTTACAATTAAAGATGCATTAAATTATTTAGATAAGTTATTTGCTAAAAAAATAAAAAAAATAACTAATAGTAGTTATACAAAAAAAATTTATATGTTAAAACACTTTATAGGTGAAAAAGCTTGATTTTTAAATTTAGCTTTAAAAAAGGGTTTAGATAATTTAGATATTAGTATAAATGACTTGCCTGCATCTTTAAATGAGTACAAGTTAGCATTATTTAATAATTTTTGCTATGAATATAATAATTAATATTTTTTTATAAAGTTCTTTCCCCCTAATAAAATAGGTATTGTTTGTGAGTTTGAAATGTGATATACTTAATATAATACTAGAGAAAGGTTTTACATATATGAAAAAAGAAATGATATACCTACCTATTCTTGAATTTGTGCAAGCTAATTTAGATTTTAATATTGCTTCGAATAGAAAAGACTCAGAATACGATTTTAACTTTACAAGATGAAAAACTTTAATATTTTCAAGTCAAAAATTGAAGTTCGTTTTAAAATATGCACAATCAGTTTTGCAATGACTAAGTAAAGTTGTTGATGTTAAAAACTTCAATGTATCAATTGATACTACAACAGTTGATAGATTCAACTTTTCAATCTATGAATTTGATACACATGTATTTAACTGTACATTAGTAACTAACTTCTATTTAATCCCTGAAGAAGAATGGTCTTCAAAAATATTTGAAATGCATTTTTCAAAATATGTATTAACTAACGGTATTTTAAATATTAAAGATCAAACAAGTTTTTGAAAAGGTGAAGAAGGTTTTGAAAAATTTGTAAACATGCTGTATTCAATTATAAAAGAACCTTATAAATTTGAAAAACAAGCTCCAATTCAATGACAAGTTGACTTTAAAGATAAAAAATTATCAAGTTCTCAAATTAGAATGCAAATTGCTTCACTTGTAAATACAGGAATTAGACCAGAAGATCCTTATTTAACAATTGAACAAGCATTAAAAATTGAACAAGGTGCAAATCCTGAATTGGTTGCTCAAGAAGCTAAAAGAGAAAGTGATAGCAAACAAATTATTAATCCGATTTGAGATGAAGCTATTGAACAAGAACAAAAATACAAAGATTTAAACTTTGCTATGCAAAAAGTTCGCGGTATTGATTCAAAGAAAAAGAAAAGAAGATAAAATATAATACAAACTTTAATAAGTTTGTATTTTTTTTATTTTAAAATATATACTAATTTTGTAAGTGAGGAATAAAAAAAATGATAAAAGCAATTTTACTTGATATTGATGGAACTTTAACAAATGATGAAAAAAAGATAACTAAAAAAACTAAAGAAGCTTTGATGAATGCTCAAAAAAAAGGAATAATATTAGTTTTAGCTTCCGGAAGACCAACAAAAGGTTTATATAAATACGCAAAAGAATTAGA from Spiroplasma tabanidicola includes the following:
- a CDS encoding adenine phosphoribosyltransferase, which gives rise to MDLKDYILDVQDFPIKGVTFKDITPLLNNVNAFKYAVDQMAEYVKQKKANVVVAPEARGFLFASAVAYVAGVRFALIRKPGKLPREVIDVEYELEYGKNHIQIHKEDLKESDNVVIIDDVLATGGTIHAIIKLIEQCKAKINGIVFLADISFLHDKDLFSEFDINCLIKY
- a CDS encoding protein translocase SecDF, variant type, giving the protein MKKESPKNKIKNTRKTKFNFFRFLTIFVILASLLVGIFFSSQAFNKNFRLGSDFKGYYSALVAVNNANKEAGVAGQPNGVAKEAAPVLEQRLNPMGTNQITIETAGLNYLKVLSPIAAYDSEIQFKNQIQRNGGAILLNQKYEDFQLSSDEDGKITRSGINDYFSDAKTTAITSGNSKSPAIQFKLNGSKFTSIYSESETSKDMKLMIDADGFYNEIRNYYNTVKKDTLTEKVASYFEQVINPLRDKYRDSNKENISDLQKSMLEDLFAGTYKRLDTGGNERRVFVNLMNSEITETNFIEFINNDFNFLSETSKYVYDPNSKSEDFNGDEAKYANPIEGYSLTSMNQRPLGKIADVFKAINTIMGKYWDDRKSAMTNNEKVMAEKIGSYILYSGAITKQQSQNSLAYVDGTNLKIIFYNQPESAARTGAAIFNASTKGYIFTVNNILKTNPSATSLMLQLAIILLGIVAISLLIYALFLYRLLGLFMFVVILAISALTLMSTTWFGLTLGIEAIIAVAIIVSINLEIFSMIFENMKFNLYIKQRNIKTSYNISIKENITLAVDVLVSLVIPAISLFWITSNAIQSFSIIILMGVLFSLALTIILATFLNKLLINTNIFSNRPGLFALNTDFANQGKVFLNYKIRNLKIKIKKYKQKNKNITDYEVKLAKLEQKLIEKQNSYNEKQSKLLEKYKVKINKRIDQLELRKTKLAEKNRSAKLLRLEYKINEFKYILEDQIEVEMDEENELVLNTHDKVKIKSYEKAVKHGSKFVFVFLGFVLLVAGLIGGIIKPNLDSSFGNRVEYILWGTKLESMYNGIRSFSQKSTGSDELKEKVNAMLVESDFTPSNDDESPPFNTVVYNFLNIVFSNSEYLNSITSNIGNSERYSLHKFNLNSGTNFNYISSNTRDNIQWVTLSIVSVSNSDSYTIKNLFAEVGGFNKTQEIDSNGGFISKRIRPYTIVDMSKKMGYGIIAIVLALAIYILIRFKWTYYIAMVVGIILVPALTVGTIIAFYIPFGITTIIAVAVSILFTCLTMFTIFGKARGLIANRDEKSMYNFFKQEIAYSISTKNFRKKIKDEIFLKKANDKLKLKEKKLSSKEIKKLKLAFKKFKQEKIIEYKKLKKENKIEINKVSKHNNYLKEVMVQTFKYGIKRSLLIGVFYILVSLLLSITITTLASFGISVIIGILSAGFVMLFICLPIWLWLEQKRIRNHLTRKRFINGLKVSGEEQIIEGIND
- a CDS encoding YitT family ABC transporter yields the protein MKQTQLEEEFLDKQITTDASQIQNLDNKTDNTKDIDVSHFESKILSKREQILLVQNYFRNKFWKDLLKLMLSSLISTIAFDYFISITGRAGLFPAGIGAFARFLSILTFGNDVSKQSSFYFIYYFVINIPLFVFGYIKLGKKFCFTTILFILFQITFDQILQKIPFINPTDFHFIVNYKLLQQIGNSWNAGIWLFVFGVIGGSMLGLSYSIVYKMGSSTGGADFISIYVSKKKNKPIGAINRNVNLVILGVVITLNSIILPVNMINSDNIVNILKNLGLDNAFKTKDKNDVDIVNSILSYLFNKEGLIDVNGIINPDFAQKMGIKNGVVDTQASANNYLSIIEEIINNLKGQGDITNFDRDYAWQYLIEYAAKNGYGNVLPFSLVSKIKLGFILGPSLFASIGLVLSAAFTTNALYPKFKVRTYMIKTNNPKEINKTLLDNGYQNDIINWDVTNRINRNYLHRAVVMVAMTVLNWDEIEKQIFLADPNVKINILQTKAIKGIFDYDIKKNDERDFILKKITSDEQELEKIRQIALVKYNKEQKKGKKKKTTKITKKSCTKKTKKI